The Candidatus Nitrosotenuis cloacae genome contains a region encoding:
- a CDS encoding iron-containing alcohol dehydrogenase — protein sequence MHTVKIPKIINFGKDALSQAEYPRNALVITTAPPPISQKWLGKMGIKDYMLYDKVEPEPSIETVQAVISEFKPKNPSCVIGLGGGSSLDVAKYSAAEMKLEKILIPTTFGTGAEMTTYCVLKFDGKKKLLREDRFLADKAVVDAYFMEGTPEQIVKNSVCDACAQATEGYDSKLGNEFTRTMCKQAFEVLYDAIMNDKPENYPYGSMLSGIGFGNCSTTLGHALSYVFSNEGVAHGYSLSSCTTVAHKFNKSIFYEQFKEVIEKLKFDRMTLKAPLDQAADVVMTDKGHLDPNPRPVTKQDVIQCLQDIIDGKL from the coding sequence ATGCACACAGTAAAGATTCCAAAGATAATTAATTTCGGTAAAGACGCATTATCGCAAGCAGAATATCCAAGAAATGCCCTAGTCATCACCACTGCACCACCGCCAATCTCTCAAAAATGGCTAGGCAAGATGGGCATCAAGGACTACATGCTGTACGACAAAGTAGAGCCAGAACCGTCAATTGAGACAGTTCAAGCAGTGATTTCCGAGTTTAAGCCAAAGAATCCGTCGTGCGTGATTGGGTTGGGCGGCGGCAGCTCACTTGATGTTGCAAAATATTCCGCAGCAGAGATGAAGCTTGAGAAGATCCTCATCCCGACCACATTTGGAACTGGCGCCGAGATGACCACATATTGCGTTCTAAAGTTTGATGGGAAAAAGAAATTGTTGCGCGAAGACCGCTTCTTGGCAGACAAGGCAGTAGTCGATGCGTATTTCATGGAAGGTACGCCGGAACAGATTGTCAAAAACTCTGTGTGTGATGCGTGTGCACAGGCAACAGAGGGATACGACTCCAAGCTTGGCAACGAATTCACGCGAACAATGTGCAAGCAGGCGTTTGAGGTCCTGTACGACGCAATAATGAACGACAAGCCGGAAAACTATCCATACGGCTCTATGCTCTCAGGAATAGGATTTGGCAACTGCTCCACAACTTTGGGCCATGCGTTATCATACGTGTTCTCAAATGAGGGAGTAGCACATGGATACTCACTGTCATCGTGTACTACAGTAGCACACAAATTCAACAAGTCAATCTTTTACGAGCAGTTCAAAGAAGTGATTGAAAAACTAAAGTTCGACAGAATGACCCTAAAGGCACCGTTGGACCAAGCGGCAGATGTGGTAATGACGGACAAGGGCCACCTAGACCCAAACCCGCGACCAGTAACAAAGCAAGACGTCATCCAGTGTCTCCAAGACATTATCGACGGCAAGCTGTAA
- a CDS encoding LLM class flavin-dependent oxidoreductase: MLKFGIQNGLNVARAGFSEDQILTACILADRTGYDSIWYMDHSNVPQWSKATVLDPWVMLSAIAATTQKVELGTCVTDAIRRHPSNIALAAITLDRISKGRGTLGIGAGEAQNLKEFNIPFENPVSKWEEQLQVIRLLYGSSPEHRVDFNGKYYQLSQACLQAKPIRKPYPPIYMAAGGQRTLKMTGKYGDGWLPIGYTPELFEDHAKTIKDAMKEEGRSKEEQENFQYALDIDVYFSEDAEESWAKMKEAVKVSLFKPEVLRVHNLKQVEGFDFKKYFTEYSMSNQDWIVKMREGATTIPDSVARSSVAVGTPDDVIPVFERFAKAGVNHFVIRFWGSNYFGSIDKFASKVMPHLKEKHK; the protein is encoded by the coding sequence ATGCTAAAGTTTGGAATCCAAAACGGCCTAAACGTTGCACGCGCCGGATTTAGCGAAGATCAAATTCTGACTGCGTGTATTCTCGCAGACAGAACAGGTTATGATTCAATTTGGTATATGGACCACTCCAATGTACCACAGTGGTCAAAGGCCACGGTACTGGATCCATGGGTCATGCTTTCGGCAATAGCTGCTACAACGCAGAAGGTCGAGCTTGGAACATGCGTCACAGATGCAATCAGAAGACACCCATCAAACATAGCACTTGCGGCAATCACGCTTGACAGAATATCAAAGGGAAGAGGTACGCTTGGAATCGGAGCAGGCGAGGCACAAAATCTCAAAGAGTTCAACATACCATTTGAAAATCCAGTAAGCAAGTGGGAAGAGCAACTCCAAGTAATCAGACTCTTGTACGGCTCATCACCTGAGCACAGGGTCGACTTTAACGGAAAATACTATCAATTATCACAAGCATGTCTTCAAGCAAAACCAATTCGAAAGCCATACCCGCCAATATACATGGCAGCAGGTGGACAACGCACACTCAAAATGACTGGCAAGTACGGCGACGGCTGGCTCCCAATAGGATACACACCGGAATTATTCGAAGACCACGCAAAGACAATCAAGGACGCGATGAAAGAGGAAGGTAGATCAAAAGAAGAGCAGGAAAACTTCCAGTACGCATTAGACATCGACGTATACTTTTCAGAGGATGCAGAAGAATCATGGGCAAAGATGAAAGAGGCAGTCAAGGTAAGCCTGTTCAAGCCGGAAGTATTGCGCGTTCACAACTTAAAGCAGGTAGAAGGATTCGATTTCAAGAAATACTTTACAGAATATTCCATGTCAAACCAAGACTGGATTGTAAAGATGAGGGAGGGTGCAACCACCATCCCAGACTCCGTTGCCCGCTCATCAGTTGCGGTAGGAACACCGGACGACGTAATACCAGTATTTGAGAGATTTGCAAAGGCCGGAGTTAACCACTTTGTGATCAGATTCTGGGGTTCAAACTACTTTGGCTCCATTGACAAATTTGCCTCAAAGGTAATGCCGCACCTCAAGGAAAAACACAAGTAA